GATCATAATAGCTGTAATATGGTTGCTTCCTGTGCGACAAAATATTGCCAACCGGCATGTACATGGCTGCCCTGATGCGCGCATTGCCCTGTTTCGACATTTTTCTCTTGCCTTTGTGTTTGCCTGACTCCTTAACCACTATATCGTAACCCGCATAGCTGATCAGCTGGCTTCTTGTCGTAAAGTATTCAAAGCCCAGCGTCTCTGCCAGCACCGTGGAGATTGTAATCAAACCTATCGACGGAATCGACTTCAGCTTATCCACCTTTTCTTCGATCTCCGGATCCGAATCCAGATGCCTGGTGATCAGCTTTTCAAGCTTGGTGATCTGTTTATCCAAGGCAGCGATGGTTTGCTGGACAATCTTGCGCGTATCTTTGATAGCGTAAGCGCTGTAATTGAGAGCGTGAAGCTGGTTTTTGAGCTGGGTCCGCTGTTCTACCAACGCGCCACGGGTACGCGTGAGCTGACGCAGCTCGCTCCAATAGGGTTTAATGCCCCGCCATAGCTGCAGCTTCTTGCGCGCACCCATCAGGGCTAGCCCGCGGGCATCAATACGGTCGGTTTTGTTCTTGAATCCCTCAGACTCATTGAATCTACGCGCCTGACTGGGTAAAACCACGCTTAATGCCCATTCGGGGTGGTTATCAAACAGGTGCAGGGCAACCCGCTCGTAATACACACCGGTGGCTTCCATGGTGATGCGCACCGGTGCAGGCTGTTTGGACTCCCATTTGGTGACCCAGCTGACAAACTTGGGCAGCTCTGCCTGGGTGTTGTTAAACTTTCTGGAGGAGCGTACACGCTCGGTCTGTTCAACAGGGTTATACTCGAGGATGCAGGCCTTGAAGTCGTCTTTTGAGATATCTATGCCAATGGAATAAAACATGACTAATCAATAGTTTAGTGGTGTGTTATTTGCATCCGAAGCAGGATCCTGTCGCATGAATTTCACTCATGAATGGTAGCTTTAGAAACGGGTCTAAGCTCTAGGTACTGTTGTCTTTCAACGCCAGGATACAAGTCTGGTTATGCCTGGCGTGGTTCATCCGGTTAAACCGGTGATTGTGATGCTCCGAGGGTGCCAGACTTGCTCCTATTTCGGTTGTTTGGTTTCTAATCTAACACTTGCCCGATTAGACGCCAATTTGAATCAAAATTAACATATGAGTGATGCTCTCGGAGTTCCCCCAAAAAAACGCCAGGGGTTGTGTGTGGGGATTGTATGAAGATTGTATAGGTGGTTTTGCTGCGATTGGGGTGCCTTGTGCGGGAGCGTGTTAATGGGGTTTGCGCTGTTGTTCAGGCTTGCTCAGTAGCCGGGTTATTTGTGCGGCAGGGGATGGGTTAACAGGGCTTTAACTACGCTTTTCTGCAAAAAAAAGAGGTTTTTGACACATCTGTACAACAACTTGATACATCTGTACTAACACCTGCGGTGCCGGTCAGGGTATTTTGGTAGAGGTCTCTGCGTAAAAGTGCGGGGGCTGTGTGTCAAATCTGAATCCAAATCCTAAGTACCCCATGCGATACCGTGACTTATTTTTGCGTTTGTATCTGATGCTTTTTGCCGTACTTGCTTTTGCGCAGGCCGGCTACGCACAGCAGGTTATTTTTGTAAAGGCCAGTGCTACAGGCGCCAATGATGGCAGCTCCTGGCAGGATGCCTTTACGCAGCTTCAGCCCGCCATTGATGCCGCAACCGCTGCCGATCAGATCTGGGTGGCGGGGGGTACGTATTTCCCCACACAGCAGCGCATTGCCGGGGTAAACCGGAGCCGTTCGTTTGTTATTCCTTCATCCAAAGACGGATTGCGGTTGTTTGGTGGTTTTGCCGGTACCGAAACCCAGCTCTCCCAGCGGGTAAACCCGCAGGCGCACGTGAGCAGGCTCTCCGGAGATATGAATCAGGCCGATATGCAGCAGGACATATATATCGATAGCGATCGAATTGGCAACACCCTGCGACCGGAAACCCTGCAGCCTATCGATCACATAAGGGTGAATCTTTCTCTGATTAGGATTGGTTTTGTAGATGTAATAGGCATAGCTGATGATTCGAATGTGTTTAGTGTGCTGGCGTTAGGCAGCGGCATTACGCGGCAAACGGTAATTGACGGGTTCACGGTTTCGGGCGGGCATACCGGTCAGCAGAATCTCGAATTATTCTTCGATCCAGTCTCCTTTCAGCCTAATCCTTTTTACACCGGGGGCGGTCTCAACTGCGACGGCTGCAGTGCAATATTGAGGAACATGCGCTTTGAGGGGAATTACGCGATGTCTCGGGGTGGAGGAGCTTCGGTCTATGCTGGCGGAAATCCGCTTTTTGTGAATACGGTTTTTTACGGGAATGTAGCTGGTGGAGCTTTGCCGGGCCCCCCTCTCGATCGGCCGCTTTTTCAGTATATATTCCAGGGACAAATATTCAGTTTCGATTCGAGTATTGTAAGCAATGATAATGAAGGCGGAGCCTTGTATGTCGCTGAGGGCAGTTCGGCGGAAGTGGTGAGCAGTACCTTCTTCGGTAATTTGTCCTGGAATACTGGGAACCATGTTTATGCATCAGGCACTGTACACATACGCAACAGTATTTTATGGGGGCGGGAAGGATTGAATCACCCGGAAAATATATATTCGGTTATATATGCCGGCAGCGGAACGGTGCTGAACAGCATACTGGAAGCCAACTGCAGCGGCGGTATTGCCTGTGATCAGAACAGCCTTGCCGATCCTTTGCTTGATGCCGCCCTGCGGATTACCGATGAATCAAGCCCTGCGGTGGGTTTTGGTAATGTTGCGGCCATACCCTCCGATATCGACGATCTGAACGGCAACGGCAATACTACGGAGCCCCTGCCCTACGATGCCGCAGGAAACCCACGGATTGTCAGCGGCACTACCGATGCCGGTGCCTTCCAAACGCCGTTTGGCGGGATCAATGCGAGCCCCGCTGCGGCTTCGCCGGGGCAGCAGGTGGAACTGAGCTTCCCCGCGGCGAACACCACAACGGGGGTTTTGATAAATGGGTTACCCGCCTTAAACCTTACTGCGCTTGCAGCCAACCGCATCCGCTTTACCATACCAGAAGGCGCCACAACCGGGCTTTTAGATATCGTTACCCCTGATCAGACCTTTTCAACAGCAGAACCCCTGGTCGTTACGCCGGCAAGCGGAGGGCGGGCGCTGCGCGCCAATGGCAGTGGCTATGTGGAAATACCCGTCGGCAGCGACTTTGCCATCGCAAACGGGTTTAGCGTTTCTTTCTGGATACGGGCGACAAACACAAACGTTTTGGGCGGGGAAATCATCTCCAGGAGAACAACAGAGGATATTGTATCCTTACCCTCAGGCTCCTCCATCTGGGCCCTTGAGTGGAATGATAACCTTGTAAGGCCATTTCGTTTTAGAGGAATACTTGGAGAAGAAGGAAATAGTGAAATTGTTCCGGCAGGTGAAATTACACGAGAATCATTTTTTGGCGAACCGACAGCCTTTGCAGAATGGCAGCACATCACCTTGAATGCAACCCCGATAAATACAGCCGGGCGGATTGAGGTTAGGGTATTCGTATCGGATGTGCTTTTCTTAGATAGGCTAGATTATGATTTTTTTGACACTACAGCAGCAACCCTTCGCATTGGCAATGGTACCGGCTACGAAATAGATAATGTGATGTACTGGAACCGTGCCCTCAGCGAGGCCGAACTGTCTGATCTGCGCCGCAGGCATCTGAAGCTGAGTCCGTTTGACCCGGAAGCAGATGGCCTGATTGCCAGCTACCGTTTCGATGCCGACAGCCCGACAACGGTCTTTGACTATGCCGGAAGACGGAACGGTACCATTATCGGCGGTATCACCCGGTCGGCTTTCAGCGGCGCGGCAGTTGCCACGACCCTGTCCAACCCGGCGGGTCCGGCCGGCGCGCGCATCACCCTCAGCACCCCGGAATACAGGGCCTTCAGCGTAGGCGAACCCTATGGCGCGCTTGTACCGGGTACACAGCCCGGCGAGGGGTACGGCTTTGACGCTGTAGGCGTGCAGCACCGGCGCAGCCCGGTAAGCTGGGTAGTGCTGGCCGGCACCCCGCAGCCCACAGCGGTAACCCTCGATTATTCGGCTGTCGCTGCCCTTAGCGGAAGCGACCTGCACGTGATTCACCGGATTGAAGCCGGTAGGCCGTGGTACCCCGCGCCGGGTAACTGGGTCCATGACCCCGCGCAGCGAACCTTTAGCCGGGATAACACCGGGTTTTTGTTACCTGGGGAGTACAGCATTACCGATGTTGGGGGCGTATCGCTAACGGCTTTTGTAAGACCACACGCACAGCATGCCGGGCCCGGTGAACCGGTACAGTTTGTGGTAGGGTTAAAGAATACCGGCACCGATCCCCTCTCCGCGGCATCAGCTTTCGAGCTTAACTTTCAGGGGCTGGAAAACATATCGGTTTCGGGAGGGAGTCTCAGCGGTTCAACCTGGACCGTAAGCAGTGTGGATGCCGGCGCCACGCAAACCCTGCAGGTCACTGCAACGCGATCGGCTGACCCCGGGCCTGCCGGTCTGTCATACAGTGCCGTAAATCCGGTTGCCGGCATTCGAAATGCAGCGCATACCGCTCAGGTATTTGATCCCGTGTATGAAACAGGTCAGCATATTGACTTCTATGCTAGTGCAGCAGGCGGGGGTAATACGCTGGCTGACCCGGGCCTGATGGGGATCCTGGATTCGGATTTTACCGTAGAAGCCTGGGTTAAACGAAGAGTAAATTTTGTAGTAGCTAATGATCCGATCTTGTCACAGATAGGATTTGGGAGCTTGTTTTCCAATGTGCTGCGCATCGGACTGATTAACGGGCATCCCGTATTTAGCTTTAACGGCAGTCAGCTAACGGCTAACAACCCTGTTCAGGCAGATAGCAGCTGGCACCACATCGCCTTTACCTTCAGCAAACAAACCGGTGCGCGTACTATTTTTGTGGACGGCGTGCAAACCGCATCCGATGTAAATGTTACCGGGCCGGTTGTCCTCAACACACCGATTACACTCACGATGGCGGCTAATCAGGTTGACTCTCAAGGCCGAAGGGTAAATTTGATATCTTTTCAAGATAAAATGCACAATCTTCGTATCTGGGATGTGGCGCTCACACGGGAAGAGATTCTGGAGCGCATGCACCGGCATATATCGCCCGATGACCCCCTGTCTCAGTCGCTAACAGCGGATTTCCGCATTACAGAAGGGCAGGGACCCCTGCTTTTTGACTATGCCGGAAGCCAACGGGTAAATTTTATAGACCTCCCTGCACAGGTATGGAAAACGCGGGGCGGGGTTCTTTTCGGGCAGCAGAACGCTGTAGCTACGCAGGATACCCCGGCTGCCGTTGGCCTGCCCGGTGCTTCGCTAACCGTCTCGGGCGTTTCCGAGCGGGAGGTGCTCCTGCACCTTTCCGGCCAGCCCGACGGCCCGGACCGCACCCCCGCCGATACCGGCGAGTCGTTCGCCGAAACCTTTGCCGGCTTCGTTACCGGTCGTCCCAACGTAACCTGGAGCCTGAGCACAACACCCGGCGATACGCTGCAGGCCGATCTCGAACTCGCCTACGGAGCGCTGAGCCTGTCGGAAGAGCCTGCCGAACGCCTGTTCGTGCTTTACAGAACCGGCCCTGATCAGGATTGGGATTTTGATGAAGGCTGGAACCATCACCCGGATACCAAAACCTTTACGCGTTCGGGAGACGTACTGGCCGGCGAGTACAGCATCATCTCCATCCCCACGGCCCGGCTCGCGATTGAAACTGAGATACTGGAGCTGGGCGACCCTGACGAAAACGGCTTCCGTATTCGACTCACGGCCACCAATACCGGCTTGGATACACCGGCCCAGACCACGGTCGCAACGCTGGCCAGCCGCACGGGCGCGTTCCTGAACCTTCAGGCTGAAGGCAACGGCTTCGACACCGAAACCCTGAGCTGGAACGTACCCGACCTCGGCGCCGGGCAGTCCGTGAGCGTGATACTCAGCGGCACCTTTAATGACAACATCCCGGTAGCACTGAGCTCGGAAATCACGGGTACGGAAGTCTTTAACCTGTCAACGCAGGTGCAACGCACGGCCGGACTCATCCTTGCTAAGGCTCCCTACGCGGCGGGTTCGACCGTTGCGCCCCAATTCGACCTGCTACCCGGCGTTTCCGGAACCGATTTTGGTCTGGTGAACAGCAGCTTCACGGTAGAAGCCTGGGTGCGCCCGAATACAATTTCCGGGGATCAGGCCATTCTGGGTCAGGCGATGCCCGGCAATCCCGACAACCGCACCCTGCACCTGATTCTGCGCAATGGCAGGGTTCACATGGGCTTTTTTGGGGATGACCTTCAGGGGCAAACCGACGTTCCGGCCCAGCAGTGGTCGCATGTGGCCTTCACCTACGATGTGACGACCAACAGCCGCGTTGTGTATCTGAACGGAGTAGCCGACGGCTCGGATACGTCAGGCGGCCCGTTTCTGGGCGAAGGCACGGTGTTTATCGGCAGGTGGAATGATGGCAATTTCCTGAACGGTCAGTTTGATGAGCTGCGCATCTGGAACCGGGTGCGTAGCCCGGAGGAAATCCGCCAGAATATGCACCGCACCATTTCCCAAAGCGAGCCCGATTTCCAGGACCTGACGGCCTACTACCGCTTCGATGAAGGAGAGGGCACCATCGCCCACGACCTGCGCGGCGGTTTCCATGCCACCATCGCCGGCTCATTGGAAAACGCCTGGCAAATCAGCGCGGCTCCGGTAGGGCAGCAGGCAGTGGTGGTAACCGCCGGTACAGCAGCGCAGGTCGGCGTGGCAGGCAGCAGCCTGGGTCTGAGCGGGCTCACCGGCAGCGATGCGGGCCTGTACAGCTTTGGACTGGCAGGCAGTGATCTGCGCACCGCTGCAAATGCGGGCGGCAGCTTCAGCGCGCTCGAAGATCAGGGCATAGATGCGCGCACCTCCGTGGGATGGGGCGTGCGGGCCGGCGATGATTCCGAAGGCACGCTCACCCTGACCTTTGACGGGTTCGATGCCGAATCTCCGGTGCTGCAGTCCCCTGGCCTGCTGTACCGCCCCGCCGCAGATCAGCCCTGGGAACTGCAGTCCGACAGCCTGTGGGTCAAGAGCATCGCCCAGAATACCTTCACCTTTACCGGCGAACTGGCTTCCGGGGAGTACGTGCTTGCGCCCTTCCCGTTCCTGAACGCGCCCTACGCCGGCACGACCCCCGGCTGGCGCATGGTCGGCGCCCCCGGCGCGTTTGCCCGCTACGACAACGTGCTGGCCGACATCTGGACGCAGGGTTTCCCAGGCGCTTCGGCCGGCGACGACGGTGATCCCAACGTGTTTATCTATGATGAGGGCGCCCGAAGCTGGGTGCCGCCCGCGTCTGCGACCAACATTCTGGGCACAACCAGCGACACGGGCTTCCGCTCAGCCGGTCGAACGGCCATTGTCTATTTCTTTGAAGATCAGCTGCCCTTCAATGTGCGCTACGCCGGTCTGTTTAACGCCGAAGAAACGGAGCTCACGCTCCCGGCCACCGTACTCACCGAAGACGACGGCTTTCAGGGATGGCATCTGGTGTCCAACCCGTTTCCCTTCCCCATCGACTGGACGCGCGTAGTCGCCGACGGGCTCAACGAAGTGGCTCCGCCCATCTTTATTTACGACGCCGATACCTTTGATGGCATGGGCGGCTACCGCGTGCACTATGGCTTCAACATCCCGGGCCTGCCGGGGCAGATTCAGCATGATGGCATCATCCCGCCTTTCCAGGGCTTCTTCATCCGGACTGCGCAGATTGACGGTACGCCGGGGACGCTGACCTTCAGGCCCTCGCATCGGCCGGTCAACGGCGGCGGGGGCGGACAGCTCTTCCGTCAGGGCGACGAAGAAGAGCCGGAAGCCCCGCTGCACCTGCTGCTGTCGGTGGAAAATGCGGACGGCTCGCAGGCGCGCAGCAGCCTGCTCAAAATTGAGCAGACCGATGAGGCGGAGCAGGCCGGGCAGGTTCTTTCCGAGCTGGGGATGCCGGCCTCGCTGGTCTGGGGATGAGCTCCTGTTCGGACTTCGGGGCGGCCATGGTCAGTTTGGGCCGCTGAGCATGAAGCATCAGCGGATGCAGGCGGGCAACACCTACAGCTTTCCGCTGTTGTTCGACGCACAGCGCGCGGGCAGCTACACCCTGCGCATCCCGACCCTGGAAAACTGGCAGCATGGGCAGGTTCGCCTGACCGATCACCACACAGGCGAGACGGTGGTAATGGAGGCAGGCAGCACCTATGTGTTCGGGCACAGCCCGTCGCAGGGGCGTCCTGCCGCTGAAGAAGGCCGCCGCATGCAAGCCGCGTCGGGCAGCTTTGAAGCGACCCGCGCGGTGACGGAGCGAATGGCTTCGGTGTCGGCCTCCTCAGTAAATCCGCGAGCACTGCCGGCGCCGGTGGGCTTCCGGAACAGCGGGCCTGCCCAATTGGATATAACAGCGCCAACTGGCGGAAATGCCGGTTTAGCTGCGATGCAGCCCGCGAATGAGGGGCGTCCCGCGGGTATGGCGCCGCGTTTCACGCTGCAGCTGCTGTTCAGCGAACCCGAGCAGATTCAGCCGGAGCTGCCCGCGCAGCTGGCCCTGGACCAGAACTACCCGAACCCCTTCAACCCGACCACAACCATACAGTACGCGCTGCCCGAATCGGGGCACATCCGCCTCGACGTGTTCAACGTGCTGGGTCAGCGGGTAGCGACGCTGATCAACGGGGAGCAGACAGCGGGCTTCCACAGCCTGCAGTTCGACGGCTCGCGCCTGTCGAGCGGCGTGTACCTGTACCGCCTGCAAACCAGCAATCAGGTGATCACCCGCAAGATGCTGCTGCTCAAATAAAAGCAGCGCCCTCCGGGACAGGAAGCGAAGCCCTGCAGGTGAATCAGCACATAGCATTGCAGCGAACAGCCTACGCCCCGCTGCAATGCTTTGCAATCCATCACGGCTACCAACTGATAAATCAGACTGAACTGCTGATCTCGGTCTTCTGTCTTCTGACTTCTGTCCTCTGCCCTCTGTCCTCCGTCCACAAACTTTTCCCCCCAAAATTTCTGATCTCATGAAAAATCGCATCAAACACTTCTTTGTCACTCTCTTTTTTATCGCAGCGCTTGTGCTGTTCATCGACATCAATCCCGCTGAAGCGCAGTACCGCGACGAACCGGACTGGGGCCGGCAGGGTACGGCGCAGCCTGCGGGCAATCCTTCCGGTCCGCCTCTGCCGCCGGGTGCACCGCAGCAAACCCCGATCGGCGGTGGTCTCGCCCTGCTGCTCGCCGCGGGCGGTGCCTACGCGATTAAGAAACTCAAGCATAAACCTTGAGTAGGCGGACACCCTACGCGGAGAAACCACAAACCGTGGATAATGAACTCCGGATCAGACGGATTGGCGGGATTGTGCGGGTTTTAAATGCGGCTTGAGGATCCGTTAGGTCGTACCACTTATCTAAGCCGCATTATTCACTTCGCGGGAATTGCTACGCTCGTTACACAGTATTTACACCACACTCAAATTTGGGCTATCGGTTTTTTTCACTAAGCCAAATTTAAACCTGCATTTAGCGAATAAATCCTGTTTAAATGTGAATAATGCGGGTCAACCCCCGTCAGCTTATAGCAATAATCAACTCAAATGCGGCAATGCAGGCCTTTGAGATAGGCGGTTTCGGGTACGCTGAGACGCACCGGGTGGTCGGCAGATTGGTGGTAAAGACCGGTAATGGCGGCTTCTGCACCTGCGTCGAGGGCTGCGGAAGCCACGATTTTCTGGAACAGCTCGGCATTTACGCCGCCGGAACAAGAAAAAGTAGCGAGCCAGCCGCCGGGACGAAGGAGGCCAAAGGCCAGACGGTTGATGTCCTTATATCCCCGTGCGGCCCGCTGCGCCTGTGAGGCAGTATGGGCAAACTTGGGTGGATCAAGGATGATGCCGTCAAAGCTGCGGCCTTCCTGTGTGAAGCGGCGCAGGGTTTGGAAAACATCTTCCTGCACCCATTCGAAACGATCAGCTGAAAAGCCGTTCAGGGCAGCATTCTCCTGTGCGAGTTGCAGGGCTTCAGCGGATACATCGATCGAAGTGATGTGTTTTGCGCCGTTTTTGGCAGCAGCGAGTGAAAAGCCGCCGGTGTAGCTAAAACAGTTCAGGATCTCCCGACCCGCACTTTCCAGCCCTACAAGTCGCCGGCTCTCGCGCTGATCGAGGTAAAAACCGGTCTTGTGCCCGGCCTCAATATCAATGCGGTACTGAATTCCATCTTCGGTAATCACCAGCCTTGTATCGGGCTTGGCTGTTCCTGCGCCTTTAGCGGTTAGGAGCCAGCCCTTTGTTTTGGGCAGTCCTTCAAGCTTGCGGACCTCTGTGTCCGAGCGCTCATAAATGGCCACAGCACCTGTTTCCTGCAAAAGTGCGCGAGCCACGACAGCTTTCCAGCGCTCAGCACCGGCGGAGAGGCACTGCATAACAATGACTTCCCCGTAGCGGTCAGCAACGATTCCGGGGAGTCCATCGGATTCGGCATGTATCAGCCGGCTGACACTACCGCTTTCCCGTGGCGCAAAGCTCGCGGATTCCCGGAAATCCACAGCCTGCGCCACCCGCTGCCAGAAAAAAGTTTCATCAATTGAATCGGCGGGATCGAAGCTCCATACTTTGGCGCGAATTTGTGATTTAGGCGACCAAGCGGCGAGACCCAGTGAGGTGCCGTCAGCCGCCTCAACCCGAACTGTCTCGCCCGGCTGCGGCTTACCTGTCACGGTTTTTATCGCACCGGAAAAAATCCAGGGATGCCGCCGCAGCATGGATTTTACGCGACCGGGTTTGAGGAGCAAGACAGGAAGAGAGGATGACATGGCTGCAAATTTTAAAATGAGGAGGTTGATGTCCCGGGTTTGTTTTGGCAAATATATAGCGCTACGAAGTAAAATACGCCAATTTCAACAGCACCGCTTGAAACCGTTGTGAATAAGGTTAAGATATTAGTGATCTGATTTCCGGATTTGCTGAAGCCTGAGTTCCTGCCTGCTTCAAAGCGGAGTTCCGGAGCCTTCGCTTTAGCCCTCGCGGATGATCGCACGCGGGTTGGGCGAAGGCAGCGGGATTGGCTTTCTCCGCTTCGTCCTGTTTTGAACAGGATTTTTTAGGATTAAGGGATGGACAGGATGTTTTAAACCAAACTTCCCTTCACACGACCTTCAAGTGACCCGTAAAGCTGATACCTGCCACTGAAATCATCCGCACCCAAACGCCGGCCGGGTCATCCCGAACACTTATCATTTGGCAAGAACATATCGAAGTCAGAAAAATCAACTCCAGCTCAAAACCTATTAAGGCGGCATGTGAGGGATCTCCATCGGCCGAATACGACCCGGGGCAGATGGCTCTCCGGATTTTTTCCAGTTTGTGCATGACTCGAAACCTAATCACCAGATCCTTCGACTCCGCCTTCGCTGCGCTCCGGCTCCGCTCAGGATGACAGGGGCATTTTCCAAAACCCCGGCGCGGCCTGCCGCGCCGCTTGACGCGTGGCGAAACTGTCATCCTGAGCGAAGCGCAGCGGAGTCGAAGGATCTCGCAGAGTAGGGCTCCGCAGCGTTGATCCATATCGGGGCAGGTCCGCTGGAAGGGATCTCTCACACGAAGCTTCGATGGGCTGTCGGTGCAGGTTGTCTTGCCGGGGCTTTGATTGCAGCCCTGCCATGCCCGGCTGTTCGAGATGACCTTTTTTTTAATGTATCCTTCCGTCATCCGTCATCCGTCTTCCGTCCATTCCGCTTCAGCGGTCCGCGGTCCGCCGTCCACCAAAAACAACTTGCCTGCCGATCACCTTTAGAGCTCGGCGATGACGGCTTCGTGTGTTTGGGTGTCGTAGAGGGCGACGGTGGCGCGCTCGCCGAAGCCGTGCGCGCTGCCGGGGTTGATCCACAAGGTTTTGCCCTCGGATTTGGTGAAGGCTGTGTGGGTGTGACCGGTCACGACGACGTCGTACTCGCGGCATTTGACGAGGGCTTCGGAGATGGCTTCCTGTGTGCCGTGATAGAGGGCGATGCGGCGGCCTTCGAAGGTGAGGCTCGCAAACTCAGCGTAGTGCTCGGCGCCGATGGCCTCCATTTTCATGAGGATGCGGTAGGCGTCGCCGTCGTTGTTGCCGAAAACGGCGTGCAGCTCGAAACCCTCAAATTCGGGCACGGTGAAGGGGCTGCAAAAATCGCCGGCATGCAGGAGGGTCGTGATGCCCTGCAGCCGGAACAGGCTCATGGCCTTGCGGATGTTGGTGACGTGATCGTGCGTATCTGAGATGAGTCCGATTTTCATGGGAGTACGTCTGTTTTAGGTGAGGCTTTCTTATACAGTCGTTTGCGCTTTCTTGTTTAATTATCATAGTACAAAAGCCCGTCAAACTCAAGGCGTTCCCCACCCGGATTTCCCTGTCGGCAGGCTTAGACGTGAGACACGCAAAACAAGCCCGCACAAACCACGGCCGCCGTTTCCGCGCGGAGACGCTGCGGGCCGAGGTGCAGCAGTTTCATCCCGGGCAGGGCTTGGGCCGCCGCAACTTCATCATCACTAAAACCGCCTTCGGGACCGATAAAAAGCAGGATTTCCGCCGGCGACTTTGATTTTGCATCATCCCATATTCCCATGAAGCTTTGCGAGGCATTGCCATCAGCGCGGACCATCTTTTCGTGCGCCATCACCGGCAGCAGGCTTTCTCCGGCTGAGGCCATGTGCTCCAGCGCATCCTGAAAACTAACCAGCTGAATTTCCGGAATCCATGCCGAAAGACTTTGTTTGGCAGCGCTAAGCGCAAGGGCTTCGAGTCGGTCAGTTCGTAGTTTTTGCCGCTCTGTGCGCTCGGTTTCCCCGATCAGAATGCGGTGTACCCCCAGCTCGGTCAGCTTTTCAACAGCCCACTCCATGCGCTGCCGGTTTTTGAGCATGCCCAGGAAAACGGTGACAGCCGGTACAGGCTTGGGCATTTCTTCTGCAGAGACAATTTCGGCGGAGGCCTTTTTTTTACCTTCGGGCCTGAACCGCGCCAAAGCCACCGTCCCGCGTCCGTTTATGAGTCGGATATCATCCCCATCCCGCAGCCGCAGCACCTTTCCAGCGTGATGGGCTTCATCAGGGGGGAGCGGCACAAGCGAGGCCGCTTTAGTTAGTTCAGGCGTAAAAAAAGTGT
This genomic stretch from Cyclonatronum proteinivorum harbors:
- a CDS encoding IS110 family RNA-guided transposase produces the protein MFYSIGIDISKDDFKACILEYNPVEQTERVRSSRKFNNTQAELPKFVSWVTKWESKQPAPVRITMEATGVYYERVALHLFDNHPEWALSVVLPSQARRFNESEGFKNKTDRIDARGLALMGARKKLQLWRGIKPYWSELRQLTRTRGALVEQRTQLKNQLHALNYSAYAIKDTRKIVQQTIAALDKQITKLEKLITRHLDSDPEIEEKVDKLKSIPSIGLITISTVLAETLGFEYFTTRSQLISYAGYDIVVKESGKHKGKRKMSKQGNARIRAAMYMPVGNILSHRKQPYYSYYDRLVSRHGIKMKANVALQKKLLCLMYHLWKKNEAFDAALALRPAGLSASAVSPKGDTGVDTTIPELEMAFFED
- a CDS encoding LamG-like jellyroll fold domain-containing protein, with amino-acid sequence MRYRDLFLRLYLMLFAVLAFAQAGYAQQVIFVKASATGANDGSSWQDAFTQLQPAIDAATAADQIWVAGGTYFPTQQRIAGVNRSRSFVIPSSKDGLRLFGGFAGTETQLSQRVNPQAHVSRLSGDMNQADMQQDIYIDSDRIGNTLRPETLQPIDHIRVNLSLIRIGFVDVIGIADDSNVFSVLALGSGITRQTVIDGFTVSGGHTGQQNLELFFDPVSFQPNPFYTGGGLNCDGCSAILRNMRFEGNYAMSRGGGASVYAGGNPLFVNTVFYGNVAGGALPGPPLDRPLFQYIFQGQIFSFDSSIVSNDNEGGALYVAEGSSAEVVSSTFFGNLSWNTGNHVYASGTVHIRNSILWGREGLNHPENIYSVIYAGSGTVLNSILEANCSGGIACDQNSLADPLLDAALRITDESSPAVGFGNVAAIPSDIDDLNGNGNTTEPLPYDAAGNPRIVSGTTDAGAFQTPFGGINASPAAASPGQQVELSFPAANTTTGVLINGLPALNLTALAANRIRFTIPEGATTGLLDIVTPDQTFSTAEPLVVTPASGGRALRANGSGYVEIPVGSDFAIANGFSVSFWIRATNTNVLGGEIISRRTTEDIVSLPSGSSIWALEWNDNLVRPFRFRGILGEEGNSEIVPAGEITRESFFGEPTAFAEWQHITLNATPINTAGRIEVRVFVSDVLFLDRLDYDFFDTTAATLRIGNGTGYEIDNVMYWNRALSEAELSDLRRRHLKLSPFDPEADGLIASYRFDADSPTTVFDYAGRRNGTIIGGITRSAFSGAAVATTLSNPAGPAGARITLSTPEYRAFSVGEPYGALVPGTQPGEGYGFDAVGVQHRRSPVSWVVLAGTPQPTAVTLDYSAVAALSGSDLHVIHRIEAGRPWYPAPGNWVHDPAQRTFSRDNTGFLLPGEYSITDVGGVSLTAFVRPHAQHAGPGEPVQFVVGLKNTGTDPLSAASAFELNFQGLENISVSGGSLSGSTWTVSSVDAGATQTLQVTATRSADPGPAGLSYSAVNPVAGIRNAAHTAQVFDPVYETGQHIDFYASAAGGGNTLADPGLMGILDSDFTVEAWVKRRVNFVVANDPILSQIGFGSLFSNVLRIGLINGHPVFSFNGSQLTANNPVQADSSWHHIAFTFSKQTGARTIFVDGVQTASDVNVTGPVVLNTPITLTMAANQVDSQGRRVNLISFQDKMHNLRIWDVALTREEILERMHRHISPDDPLSQSLTADFRITEGQGPLLFDYAGSQRVNFIDLPAQVWKTRGGVLFGQQNAVATQDTPAAVGLPGASLTVSGVSEREVLLHLSGQPDGPDRTPADTGESFAETFAGFVTGRPNVTWSLSTTPGDTLQADLELAYGALSLSEEPAERLFVLYRTGPDQDWDFDEGWNHHPDTKTFTRSGDVLAGEYSIISIPTARLAIETEILELGDPDENGFRIRLTATNTGLDTPAQTTVATLASRTGAFLNLQAEGNGFDTETLSWNVPDLGAGQSVSVILSGTFNDNIPVALSSEITGTEVFNLSTQVQRTAGLILAKAPYAAGSTVAPQFDLLPGVSGTDFGLVNSSFTVEAWVRPNTISGDQAILGQAMPGNPDNRTLHLILRNGRVHMGFFGDDLQGQTDVPAQQWSHVAFTYDVTTNSRVVYLNGVADGSDTSGGPFLGEGTVFIGRWNDGNFLNGQFDELRIWNRVRSPEEIRQNMHRTISQSEPDFQDLTAYYRFDEGEGTIAHDLRGGFHATIAGSLENAWQISAAPVGQQAVVVTAGTAAQVGVAGSSLGLSGLTGSDAGLYSFGLAGSDLRTAANAGGSFSALEDQGIDARTSVGWGVRAGDDSEGTLTLTFDGFDAESPVLQSPGLLYRPAADQPWELQSDSLWVKSIAQNTFTFTGELASGEYVLAPFPFLNAPYAGTTPGWRMVGAPGAFARYDNVLADIWTQGFPGASAGDDGDPNVFIYDEGARSWVPPASATNILGTTSDTGFRSAGRTAIVYFFEDQLPFNVRYAGLFNAEETELTLPATVLTEDDGFQGWHLVSNPFPFPIDWTRVVADGLNEVAPPIFIYDADTFDGMGGYRVHYGFNIPGLPGQIQHDGIIPPFQGFFIRTAQIDGTPGTLTFRPSHRPVNGGGGGQLFRQGDEEEPEAPLHLLLSVENADGSQARSSLLKIEQTDEAEQAGQVLSELGMPASLVWG